In Ipomoea triloba cultivar NCNSP0323 chromosome 7, ASM357664v1, a single genomic region encodes these proteins:
- the LOC116026147 gene encoding putative late blight resistance protein homolog R1B-8 isoform X2: MAAFQSQLSHFQAFLQKPSGGGSAPTIKHLKTKIRDFALKAEDQIETQLHSLLLAKHQAEKASRALHQAVQEATQNAVELSNIINTTISSEADVDAIKTLSGLKTQPAVASGSENVQSSEGSWWRSPEKVFMIGRDRDCDVIKDKLLRGSSELGLIPIVGMVGIGKTTLVKSIYTDPALLSHFQVRGGVTMRPELDKTQMLSDLLRSINVLESNDQTKEGIITTTTADLANQLRKCLNGKRYVIVLDNLLNHLAWDDIHRYFPNDGNGSCILLTTRHFDGSFARGNADYIHYMTLLDPKESWVLFCHTLPHNKKSMMSTFENIREAFVEKCEGLAQSIVTVTKRLSECDNIEQEWKKIEKELESLGILDRNDLTLNYNQLPQYLTVCFLYFGVFPKRSEILVKTLVRLWIVEGFAVSENQAYRYLQELIDRSLVLIHSRSSNGQIKTCRMHGALHTFCVGESQKEGIFCAVNTRQHLGLPLDVFANSSRWLSLYTHSFDYYVLFRTNNLRSIFFHENAEMFVDSKLIRVLAFVPSPSFVPSYPSLTRKNFEDLVCLRYLSLTQWVEDLEHIVSANPNLQMLIMSKTRTSNNKRLSSEIWKSPQLRHVEVSYSLSVDPPSEVKHSLHTLYWLSLEHCTKEVFLRIPNVKKLGIICGCDESNPNGVVLDSYNLGNLDYLDKLEMLMVAFRKGSVSGFQNLNSLSHCLNIKKLKLKRTCLAWRELNIISMLPNLESLKLKEASNDSDWEPTKGKFEKLKFLFLEARNLVRWEIDRDEQFVCVERLVLKRCTSLEAIPIGFADIITLESIELRNCSPSAMSSAQEINVMRKDDYGYKTVDIPLVTKHIKRSVEDDNHASH, encoded by the exons ATGGCG GCCTTTCAGAGTCAGTTATCTCACTTCCAAGCCTTTCTGCAGAAGCCTAGTGGTGGCGGCTCAGCACCAACAATCAAACATCTGAAGACCAAAATCAGAGACTTTGCACTCAAAGCGGAAGACCAAATCGAAACACAACTACACTCTCTCCTTCTAGCCAAACACCAGGCAGAAAAAGCTTCTCGGGCACTCCATCAGGCCGTGCAAGAAGCCACACAAAACGCAGTTGAATTGTCCAACATTATCAACACCACTATAAGCAGTGAAGCTGATGTGGACGCCATTAAGACCCTCTCTG GGCTTAAAACTCAACCGGCGGTGGCTTCCGGTTCTGAGAATGTTCAATCGTCGGAGGGATCCTGGTGGCGCTCCCCGGAAAAGGTTTTTATGATCGGTCGTGACCGGGATTGTGACGTGATAAAGGACAAGCTCTTACGTGGCTCTTCGGAGCTAGGGCTTATCCCAATAGTTGGAATGGTGGGCATCGGAAAGACTACTTTGGTTAAAAGCATATATACCGACCCAGCACTTCTGTCACATTTCCAAGTACGAGGAGGCGTTACTATGCGTCCCGAATTGGACAAGACACAAATGCTAAGCGACCTTCTTCGATCCATCAATGTATTAGAATCAAATGATCAAACCAAAGAGGGAATCATCACTACCACTACTGCTGATCTAGCAAATCAGCTACGCAAGTGCTTGAACGGCAAGAGGTATGTGATTGTGTTGGATAACTTATTGAACCATTTAGCTTGGGATGATATCCACCGATATTTTCCTAATGATGGGAATGGAAGTTGCATATTGCTAACCACTAGGCACTTTGATGGTTCCTTTGCTAGAGGCAATGCCGACTATATCCATTACATGACTTTGTTAGATCCAAAAGAAAGTTGGGTACTCTTTTGTCATACCCTTCCACACAATAAAAAGAGTATGATGTCCACATTTGAAAACATTAGAGAggcttttgtggaaaaatgtgaGGGGTTAGCACAATCAATTGTGACGGTAACCAAACGTCTATCTGAATGCGACAACATAGAACAAGAATGGAAGAAGATTGAAAAGGAGTTAGAGTCGTTAGGGATTTTAGATCGCAATGACCTCACTCTCAATTACAATCAATTGCCGCAATATTTGACGGTGTGCTTTTTATATTTTGGAGTCTTCCCAAAGCGCAGTGAAATCTTGGTTAAAACCCTTGTTAGGTTATGGATTGTGGAGGGTTTTGCGGTGTCAGAAAATCAAGCTTACAGGTATTTACAAGAGCTTATTGATAGAAGTCTTGTCTTAATTCATAGCCGAAGTTCTAATGGCCAAATTAAGACATGTAGGATGCATGGTGCCTTGCATACCTTCTGTGTAGGAGAATCTCAAAAAGAGGGTATTTTTTGTGCTGTAAATACTCGACAGCATTTAGGGTTGCCATTAGATGTGTTTGCAAACTCGAGTCGTTGGTTGAGTTTATACACACACAGCTTTGACTATTATGTGTTATTCCGTACAAACAATCTTCGCTCCATTTTCTTTCATGAAAATGCTGAAATGTTTGTAGATTCCAAACTGATAAGAGTTTTGGCTTTTGTTCCTTCTCCGTCCTTTGTTCCATCTTATCCATCCCTCACAAGAAAGAATTTCGAAGATTTAGTGTGTTTGCGATACTTATCTTTAACACAATGGGTTGAAGATCTGGAGCACATAGTGTCAGCTAATCCGAATTTGCAAATGCTTATCATGTCTAAgacaagaacaagcaataataAGCGTTTGTCGTCTGAGATTTGGAAATCACCACAACTAAGGCATGTCGAGGTTAGCTATTCCCTTTCAGTGGATCCTCCTAGTGAGGTCAAACATAGCTTGCACACACTCTATTGGTTGAGTTTAGAACATTGTACAAAGGAAGTCTTTTTAAGGATTCCGAATGTAAAAAAGTTGGGGATTATTTGTGGATGTGATGAATCAAATCCAAATGGGGTAGTATTGGACTCTTATAACCTTGGTAATCTTGATTATTTGGATAAGCTTGAGATGTTAATGGTTGCATTCCGGAAAGGCTCAGTGTCAGGCTTCCAAAATTTGAATTCTTTGTCACATTGCCTTAACATTAAGAAACTGAAATTGAAGAGAACTTGTTTGGCGTGGAGAGAATTAAACATAATTAGTATGCTACCAAATCTTGAATCTCTCAAGCTGAAAGAAGCCTCCAATGATTCGGATTGGGAACCCACCAAGggaaaatttgaaaaactaaaattcttGTTCCTCGAAGCTAGAAACCTTGTTCGCTGGGAAATCGACAGAGATGAACAATTTGTTTGTGTTGAACGCCTTGTTCTTAAAAGGTGTACCAGCTTGGAAGCGATTCCAATTGGTTTTGCAGATATCATCACGCTGGAGTCAATTGAGTTACGAAATTGCTCCCCTTCTGCTATGTCTTCTGCACAAGAAATTAATGTTATGCGCAAGGATGATTATGGATACAAAACCGTTGACATTCCCCTTG TGACCAAACACATTAAACGCAGTGTTGAAGATGATAATCATGCTTCTCATTAA
- the LOC116026147 gene encoding putative late blight resistance protein homolog R1B-8 isoform X1: MAFVALTSLMETIRLELLQSAPRVSLDAENLSYLQAFQSQLSHFQAFLQKPSGGGSAPTIKHLKTKIRDFALKAEDQIETQLHSLLLAKHQAEKASRALHQAVQEATQNAVELSNIINTTISSEADVDAIKTLSGLKTQPAVASGSENVQSSEGSWWRSPEKVFMIGRDRDCDVIKDKLLRGSSELGLIPIVGMVGIGKTTLVKSIYTDPALLSHFQVRGGVTMRPELDKTQMLSDLLRSINVLESNDQTKEGIITTTTADLANQLRKCLNGKRYVIVLDNLLNHLAWDDIHRYFPNDGNGSCILLTTRHFDGSFARGNADYIHYMTLLDPKESWVLFCHTLPHNKKSMMSTFENIREAFVEKCEGLAQSIVTVTKRLSECDNIEQEWKKIEKELESLGILDRNDLTLNYNQLPQYLTVCFLYFGVFPKRSEILVKTLVRLWIVEGFAVSENQAYRYLQELIDRSLVLIHSRSSNGQIKTCRMHGALHTFCVGESQKEGIFCAVNTRQHLGLPLDVFANSSRWLSLYTHSFDYYVLFRTNNLRSIFFHENAEMFVDSKLIRVLAFVPSPSFVPSYPSLTRKNFEDLVCLRYLSLTQWVEDLEHIVSANPNLQMLIMSKTRTSNNKRLSSEIWKSPQLRHVEVSYSLSVDPPSEVKHSLHTLYWLSLEHCTKEVFLRIPNVKKLGIICGCDESNPNGVVLDSYNLGNLDYLDKLEMLMVAFRKGSVSGFQNLNSLSHCLNIKKLKLKRTCLAWRELNIISMLPNLESLKLKEASNDSDWEPTKGKFEKLKFLFLEARNLVRWEIDRDEQFVCVERLVLKRCTSLEAIPIGFADIITLESIELRNCSPSAMSSAQEINVMRKDDYGYKTVDIPLVTKHIKRSVEDDNHASH, from the exons atggcatTTGTTGCTTTAACTTCTCTCATGGAAACAATTCGGCTAGAGCTCTTACAATCCGCCCCAAGGGTGTCTCTTGATGCTGAAAATCTTTCTTATTTGCAGGCCTTTCAGAGTCAGTTATCTCACTTCCAAGCCTTTCTGCAGAAGCCTAGTGGTGGCGGCTCAGCACCAACAATCAAACATCTGAAGACCAAAATCAGAGACTTTGCACTCAAAGCGGAAGACCAAATCGAAACACAACTACACTCTCTCCTTCTAGCCAAACACCAGGCAGAAAAAGCTTCTCGGGCACTCCATCAGGCCGTGCAAGAAGCCACACAAAACGCAGTTGAATTGTCCAACATTATCAACACCACTATAAGCAGTGAAGCTGATGTGGACGCCATTAAGACCCTCTCTG GGCTTAAAACTCAACCGGCGGTGGCTTCCGGTTCTGAGAATGTTCAATCGTCGGAGGGATCCTGGTGGCGCTCCCCGGAAAAGGTTTTTATGATCGGTCGTGACCGGGATTGTGACGTGATAAAGGACAAGCTCTTACGTGGCTCTTCGGAGCTAGGGCTTATCCCAATAGTTGGAATGGTGGGCATCGGAAAGACTACTTTGGTTAAAAGCATATATACCGACCCAGCACTTCTGTCACATTTCCAAGTACGAGGAGGCGTTACTATGCGTCCCGAATTGGACAAGACACAAATGCTAAGCGACCTTCTTCGATCCATCAATGTATTAGAATCAAATGATCAAACCAAAGAGGGAATCATCACTACCACTACTGCTGATCTAGCAAATCAGCTACGCAAGTGCTTGAACGGCAAGAGGTATGTGATTGTGTTGGATAACTTATTGAACCATTTAGCTTGGGATGATATCCACCGATATTTTCCTAATGATGGGAATGGAAGTTGCATATTGCTAACCACTAGGCACTTTGATGGTTCCTTTGCTAGAGGCAATGCCGACTATATCCATTACATGACTTTGTTAGATCCAAAAGAAAGTTGGGTACTCTTTTGTCATACCCTTCCACACAATAAAAAGAGTATGATGTCCACATTTGAAAACATTAGAGAggcttttgtggaaaaatgtgaGGGGTTAGCACAATCAATTGTGACGGTAACCAAACGTCTATCTGAATGCGACAACATAGAACAAGAATGGAAGAAGATTGAAAAGGAGTTAGAGTCGTTAGGGATTTTAGATCGCAATGACCTCACTCTCAATTACAATCAATTGCCGCAATATTTGACGGTGTGCTTTTTATATTTTGGAGTCTTCCCAAAGCGCAGTGAAATCTTGGTTAAAACCCTTGTTAGGTTATGGATTGTGGAGGGTTTTGCGGTGTCAGAAAATCAAGCTTACAGGTATTTACAAGAGCTTATTGATAGAAGTCTTGTCTTAATTCATAGCCGAAGTTCTAATGGCCAAATTAAGACATGTAGGATGCATGGTGCCTTGCATACCTTCTGTGTAGGAGAATCTCAAAAAGAGGGTATTTTTTGTGCTGTAAATACTCGACAGCATTTAGGGTTGCCATTAGATGTGTTTGCAAACTCGAGTCGTTGGTTGAGTTTATACACACACAGCTTTGACTATTATGTGTTATTCCGTACAAACAATCTTCGCTCCATTTTCTTTCATGAAAATGCTGAAATGTTTGTAGATTCCAAACTGATAAGAGTTTTGGCTTTTGTTCCTTCTCCGTCCTTTGTTCCATCTTATCCATCCCTCACAAGAAAGAATTTCGAAGATTTAGTGTGTTTGCGATACTTATCTTTAACACAATGGGTTGAAGATCTGGAGCACATAGTGTCAGCTAATCCGAATTTGCAAATGCTTATCATGTCTAAgacaagaacaagcaataataAGCGTTTGTCGTCTGAGATTTGGAAATCACCACAACTAAGGCATGTCGAGGTTAGCTATTCCCTTTCAGTGGATCCTCCTAGTGAGGTCAAACATAGCTTGCACACACTCTATTGGTTGAGTTTAGAACATTGTACAAAGGAAGTCTTTTTAAGGATTCCGAATGTAAAAAAGTTGGGGATTATTTGTGGATGTGATGAATCAAATCCAAATGGGGTAGTATTGGACTCTTATAACCTTGGTAATCTTGATTATTTGGATAAGCTTGAGATGTTAATGGTTGCATTCCGGAAAGGCTCAGTGTCAGGCTTCCAAAATTTGAATTCTTTGTCACATTGCCTTAACATTAAGAAACTGAAATTGAAGAGAACTTGTTTGGCGTGGAGAGAATTAAACATAATTAGTATGCTACCAAATCTTGAATCTCTCAAGCTGAAAGAAGCCTCCAATGATTCGGATTGGGAACCCACCAAGggaaaatttgaaaaactaaaattcttGTTCCTCGAAGCTAGAAACCTTGTTCGCTGGGAAATCGACAGAGATGAACAATTTGTTTGTGTTGAACGCCTTGTTCTTAAAAGGTGTACCAGCTTGGAAGCGATTCCAATTGGTTTTGCAGATATCATCACGCTGGAGTCAATTGAGTTACGAAATTGCTCCCCTTCTGCTATGTCTTCTGCACAAGAAATTAATGTTATGCGCAAGGATGATTATGGATACAAAACCGTTGACATTCCCCTTG TGACCAAACACATTAAACGCAGTGTTGAAGATGATAATCATGCTTCTCATTAA